Within the Setaria viridis chromosome 3, Setaria_viridis_v4.0, whole genome shotgun sequence genome, the region TTCAGATCGGACGGCTGCGATGGGCCCACAGGGTGGAAAGGCGAGAGCCAAAGACGGGGTCGCGTTCTACCCACGCGGAAGCAGAAGAAAAGGCTCGATTCGCTGTTCTCTGCTAACATCTCGCCGCGGAGGCCGTCGCCGCTCAAGTGAGGTCCGGAGTGAAGAGGCTTGCGATCCCTGCTGCGGGGCGCAAGATGGTGAGATTTGGGCTTTGATTCCTATGGTTTTTTTTGTTGCGCGGATCTATTGCTTCTGTCCGTGTTGAATCTTAGGGTTTTAGTTCTTTCTTTGGTGGATGGAAGGATTAAGCATCTGGGCTGCGATTTGTGATCCCTCCTTTTGCTGCGCTGTTTGATTAGCCGCTCATGTTGATGAGTTGATCCCTATTTGCTTGTGCTTAATGCCTCACTGGGATTCGGTCCGTACTGGTTTAGTTATCTGAGAACTGCGCCCAATCTGTTAGCACTTTAGATTCGACAATTGATGTTTTGGATCCTGTGATTGTTCTTGTTCATCGAATGAAAATTACTGGATAACCGGGGAAATTTAGTGGTTTTGCTAGCTTTAGACATGAGCTGGAGTTATGTGTGGTACTGTGGTGCTCCTGCGAGCTTGCTTAGAGTTACGTTGGAGACTCATACTAATATATGCTTCATCATGGCTTGTATTTGTGTATGTACTACATCCAAAGGAACAAGAAAATATGTTCATGATTGGTATTGTTTTGTTAGTGTTGGAGGTTCCTTCCATCTGTTCTGCCGTGCATTGTGTGCCTTAAAGTAGTTTGGGATATCAGCTATTCAGCATGCTATTCCATTTTTCGTCCTTTACCTTAGAAGGATTCTGCTATGGCTATTTTATGATAGCCAGCCTTCCGTATCATTTTAACTCACAATCAGTTGCCCTACTGTACCAGTAAACATGACGGTATACGAACTTTAGGATCTATTGAAATAAACCACTATTAGTTTGTTTGATTTACCATAAACTTTCGTATCTCTGTTTAATTTAGTCTTTTAGAAAGAGAAAATTGCTTTTAATTCATTGGAATCTGAGCTGTTTTGGTGTATTGATTGGCTTAGCTATGGCACCAGTGGGAACCATTTGCTTCTATTCACAGCATTATGCTTTGTTGGGTGACTACTTCTGATGAAACTGTATAATTTTGCTTGCCAGGCTGATCCAGAGTTGGAAGCTATCAGGCAGAGGAGGATGCAGGAGCTAATGGCACAACGTGGTGGGGTAAGATACCAAGCTGCATGACTGAAATTGAAGCTGTCACGTTTAGATCTCCTTTTCTAACACAAGAGCTAGTTCTTGGTGGTCCTCAGTGGACTGAATTTTATCTATTGTCATCTTTTAATTAGGCAAATCAGCAAAATGCAGGCCAACAAAAAGCTCAGGAAGATGCAAAACAGTATGGTCCATTTCTCCACCATCTTCCTCAGAATGttactcccttcgtttcaaattgtaggtcgttttaacttttttaggttcatagatattattatgcatctagatatagtgtatgtctaggtgcataataatatctatgaacctagaaaagtcaaaacgacctacaatttggaacggagggagtacagcTCATTATCTAAAGTTATGTTCTGTGAATCCTGGGGAATACTGAAATGACTTTGCATCTCACTCTCAATCAGGGAAGCTGAGGAACGCCGACAGATGATGCTTGCCCAGATATTATCTTCTGAAGCCAGAGAAAGGCGTAAGTTCAATTGATGACACTTTTGATGTTTTAATTGCTGTTTTAAATCATTTACACTCAAACGGTTACTGGAGGTACTAGTTTTGTCCTGTATGTTTCATCTTTTATTGAGTTTATTATTGTCTCTATAGCTTGGATCCTTATGTGTTTTAATTTTTCAAAGCAACTCTGCAAGTCTACCTGTTGGAGTTGGAAGAAACACTTTGCGAAAATTCCTTTACTCTGTAACTAGTGGAGTCTGTTAATTTCTCTCCTGAATTTTGATTGGTTCTTTGGTAGACGGATGTTTAAAGTGAAGTTAGCTGCAATATGTGGATAGAGTCCCTGTCAGATCTGTGTTACCATGTTTTGGGCTCCAATCATGTTATGGTTTCCAGTCTAAGCAAAGTCAGTAGGTTTTGACATGGGCTGCTACGTTTTAAGCTGGTGCCACCAGCAAATGCTGTTTTTGCTTTATATAAAGGAGGGCCGAGTCTAGAACAGTTAACTGTTTCATCAGTTGTGCGCTGGCCCAATGGGTATATATTCCTGAAAGCACCATGCTGATCGGTACAGTTGCTCTGTCCACGTAGTTGCAGTTGGGAGTCTTGGACATCATCAATTTATGTGATAAATCATTACATGTTTACATCTGCTTCCTCAGTTTTATCTATGGTAACCAATAAAAATGTATATTGTCAATATAACCTAGGTAATGGCATGGAATTGGTATCGATGTCGTTTGTTATTTCAGACAACTTATTTTGCTGATTCATTAGAAAAGATGGGTTCTTAGAGCATGTGTTTAGACATGCTGTTATGTTTTATGTAACTAGCGATATGGTCTGAGATGAAAATGCTGCAAATCTAGTACAACCAACACAAATTCTTATGGGCTGCATTGACTAAAATCTTTCATAGAAACATTTAAAATTATTATAGTATTTGTGGTGACATCAGTGTTAAGAATAAAATGAAAATATTAATCATCTTTGTTTAAGTTCCATAACTGTTTGTTGGAGTTTGGTTGTAGCATATCATGACAGATTTTGCTTGATTGAATAATTTATGTTTCTGCATAGGTTTAGAAAAGCTATTTGTTGTTCCATAAGTAGATTCCTGTTACTGTTAGAAATAAATGTGCTGAACAATAAATATGTTCGTCCAGAAATCAGTCATAAATCTGCTAATAAAGTGTAAACATTTGAAGTAGGGGGAAGTTTGCTAATAAAGTGTAAACATTTGAAGTAGGGGGAAGAAACTGCAAtacttatttttgtatgaattTTGACAGTCTCCCGCATAGCTTTGGTCAAACCTGACAAAGCTAGAGGGGTGGAGGATGTTCTGCTGAGAGCTGCTCAAACTGGTGGAATATCTGAAAAGGTAATAGTTAATGGCAGATCCCTTTGTGCCTTTGTGTATCCTTTGTTGGTGCTTCAAGAACTCAAGAGTGGACATATCAAATTGTTGCATTTTTCTGGTTGCAGG harbors:
- the LOC117849513 gene encoding uncharacterized protein; its protein translation is MADPELEAIRQRRMQELMAQRGGANQQNAGQQKAQEDAKQEAEERRQMMLAQILSSEARERLSRIALVKPDKARGVEDVLLRAAQTGGISEKVSEERLISLLEQINTHTSKQTKVTIQRRRSVLDDDD